Proteins co-encoded in one Marinomonas sp. IMCC 4694 genomic window:
- a CDS encoding malate synthase G, whose protein sequence is MTMPSIKNNRQIHPEFCHFINNEVLPLHAIEPTRFWQDLETLIEDLAPVNRQLLATRDTLQARIDQWHRAHKNQPMDMSAYEAFLREIGYLVEEGGDFTITTQNVDAEIAMLAGPQLVVPVKNARFALNAANARWGSLYDAFYGTDVIAKTDDFETDKGYNPARGDAVIAKAKAFLDETFPLETGSHEDVSSYVVYYHHLLAFFEDGSQAGLKQPSQLVAVNGQRSEPESILLKNNGLHVEIQFDRNGQNGAKDKANINDIVIESALSTIMDCEDSVAAVDAEDKIEVYRNWLGLMQGTLEARFQKSGKTQTRRMNPDRVFTDLDNNEYRVHGRSLLLVRNVGHLMECDLMQDAEGNFVPEGIMDAVVTVLIGALDLQRERGLRNSRTGSIYVVKPKMHGPDEVAFSCELFARVEQMLGLEENTIKIGIMDEERRTTVNLKECIRQAKSRVFFINTGFLDRTGDEIHTSMQAGAFLPKDQIKTQPWIQAYENRNVDIGLRCGLPGKAQIGKGMWAMPDEMAAMMDAKITHPKSGANTAWVPSPTAATLHALHYHQVDVFEVQERLKTRTQANLTDLLTIPTIPSSLTLSSQVIEREIENNVQGLLGYVVRWIEDGVGCSKVPDIHNVGLMEDRATLRISSQHLANWLLHGLCNKEQINQVMQRMARVVDGQNKDTEGYRPMADNPNSVAFNAAQDLIFKGVEQVNGYTEPLLHAYRVKAKMAN, encoded by the coding sequence ATGACTATGCCCTCAATTAAAAATAACCGCCAGATCCACCCAGAGTTTTGCCACTTCATTAATAACGAAGTGCTGCCTCTTCATGCGATCGAGCCAACAAGATTTTGGCAAGATCTTGAAACGTTGATCGAGGATTTGGCGCCAGTGAACCGCCAACTGTTAGCGACTCGCGACACCTTGCAAGCGCGCATTGACCAGTGGCATCGTGCTCACAAAAACCAGCCAATGGACATGAGCGCCTACGAAGCCTTTTTGCGTGAAATAGGCTATTTGGTAGAAGAAGGGGGTGATTTCACCATAACGACGCAAAACGTCGACGCGGAAATTGCCATGCTGGCCGGGCCTCAGCTTGTTGTGCCAGTAAAAAATGCTCGCTTTGCTTTAAACGCGGCCAATGCACGCTGGGGCAGCTTGTACGACGCATTCTACGGCACAGACGTTATTGCTAAAACCGACGATTTTGAAACAGACAAGGGCTACAACCCAGCGCGCGGTGACGCCGTAATCGCCAAGGCAAAAGCGTTTTTGGATGAGACGTTTCCTTTAGAAACAGGTTCCCATGAAGACGTCAGCAGTTACGTCGTGTATTACCATCATCTGTTGGCGTTTTTTGAAGACGGCAGCCAAGCGGGTTTAAAGCAGCCTAGTCAGCTGGTGGCGGTAAACGGACAACGCAGTGAACCTGAGTCTATCTTATTAAAAAACAACGGCTTGCATGTTGAAATTCAGTTCGATCGCAACGGCCAAAACGGCGCAAAAGACAAGGCGAACATCAACGATATTGTGATCGAGTCGGCGCTGAGCACCATTATGGATTGTGAAGATTCCGTGGCCGCTGTCGATGCGGAAGACAAAATTGAAGTATACCGCAACTGGCTTGGTCTGATGCAAGGAACATTGGAAGCTCGCTTCCAAAAGAGCGGTAAAACACAGACGCGCCGCATGAATCCTGATCGTGTTTTCACCGATTTAGACAACAACGAATACCGCGTACATGGTCGTTCTTTATTGTTGGTTCGTAACGTCGGTCATCTAATGGAATGCGATCTGATGCAAGACGCAGAAGGAAACTTTGTTCCTGAAGGCATCATGGATGCGGTTGTAACCGTATTGATTGGTGCATTGGATTTACAACGTGAACGGGGGTTACGAAACAGCCGAACCGGCAGTATTTATGTTGTAAAACCTAAAATGCATGGCCCTGACGAAGTGGCGTTTAGCTGCGAATTGTTTGCTCGCGTTGAACAAATGTTAGGTCTTGAAGAAAACACCATCAAGATCGGCATCATGGACGAAGAGCGTCGCACCACAGTGAACTTAAAAGAGTGCATTCGCCAAGCGAAATCTCGGGTGTTTTTTATCAATACTGGTTTTTTGGACCGTACGGGGGATGAAATTCATACCAGCATGCAGGCCGGTGCCTTTTTGCCAAAAGATCAGATTAAAACGCAGCCTTGGATTCAAGCCTACGAAAATCGCAATGTAGACATCGGCTTACGTTGTGGCCTTCCTGGTAAAGCACAAATCGGTAAAGGTATGTGGGCGATGCCAGACGAAATGGCCGCCATGATGGACGCTAAAATCACCCACCCAAAATCGGGCGCTAACACCGCTTGGGTGCCTTCGCCGACCGCCGCAACGTTACACGCGTTGCATTATCACCAAGTGGATGTGTTTGAAGTGCAAGAGCGATTAAAAACGCGTACTCAAGCCAATTTAACCGATTTACTAACGATCCCGACTATACCAAGCAGTTTGACCTTGTCGAGTCAGGTGATCGAGCGTGAGATTGAAAACAACGTTCAGGGCTTATTAGGTTACGTAGTTCGCTGGATTGAAGACGGCGTGGGCTGTTCGAAAGTGCCAGATATTCACAACGTTGGACTGATGGAAGACCGTGCCACCTTGCGTATTTCGAGCCAACATTTAGCCAATTGGTTGCTGCATGGCCTGTGCAATAAAGAGCAGATTAATCAGGTGATGCAACGTATGGCGAGGGTTGTTGATGGCCAAAATAAAGACACCGAGGGTTACCGACCTATGGCAGATAACCCTAACAGCGTGGCTTTTAACGCCGCGCAAGATTTGATTTTTAAAGGGGTGGAGCAGGTAAACGGTTACACCGAGCCTTTGCTTCATGCTTACCGAGTCAAAGCCAAAATGGCGAATTAA
- a CDS encoding DUF3612 domain-containing protein: MGTKIRNLRKRNRLTMEDLSARCIKIDAESAPSVSYLSMIERGKRIPSEDVLEVIANVFQKNVEWFLDDIPEEDAITPSKGSGGGINGMALEPNFLFSKDILQIAIPEMLSQTGTSGRQFAHLLIRAHQEHHQNHFPDLERAAEEVGLKRLPLSLDDLVAITKHMGLQIKWFRKTPLTVVQEIGTHENNVVTSFFDPPNTIYINQIMKTQPQRLKYNLAVHIGHAVLHDKDGLKNILVTGRNEISPLQAKNTKIQSSGMDAQDILFAWRDFECSFFAGALLCPKVPFRHMLDRNGYEINTAKLAGVSESVAMRRMTAASPYPHWHYFDAYAPGKLKAVYRGNGIPLPWGNMSLVEDPCHHWAVFRKINEASTGSSAQISILNVADEPRIYACESVKVQDLAGNSHVLCSGIDLNPAIAAQGRDAIAIANDLKQACVKGGGSSHIPKNIKKDLMSVAKILNINWVERGIDSDARLICSRGAVCPRSPSCYQQCRER, encoded by the coding sequence TTGGGCACTAAGATCCGCAATCTGCGCAAACGCAACCGTTTAACGATGGAAGACCTGTCAGCAAGGTGCATAAAAATTGACGCAGAATCGGCTCCTTCTGTGTCGTATTTATCGATGATAGAGCGAGGCAAACGCATTCCCAGTGAAGACGTTTTAGAAGTCATCGCTAATGTTTTTCAGAAAAACGTCGAATGGTTTTTAGATGACATCCCCGAAGAAGACGCCATCACGCCGTCAAAAGGCTCCGGCGGCGGCATTAATGGCATGGCGTTAGAGCCCAATTTCTTGTTCTCTAAAGACATTTTACAAATCGCTATTCCCGAAATGTTGTCTCAAACTGGCACCAGTGGTCGCCAATTTGCGCATTTATTGATTCGCGCTCACCAGGAACACCACCAAAATCACTTCCCCGATTTAGAGCGCGCCGCTGAGGAAGTTGGATTAAAACGCTTACCGTTAAGCCTTGATGATCTTGTTGCCATCACCAAACACATGGGGTTACAAATCAAATGGTTCCGCAAAACACCGCTGACGGTAGTGCAAGAAATTGGCACTCACGAAAACAACGTTGTCACGTCATTTTTTGATCCGCCCAATACCATTTACATTAATCAAATCATGAAGACTCAGCCGCAACGCTTAAAATACAATTTAGCGGTTCACATCGGGCATGCGGTGTTGCATGACAAAGATGGCCTGAAAAACATCTTGGTCACTGGACGCAATGAAATTTCGCCTTTGCAGGCTAAAAACACAAAAATTCAATCTTCAGGAATGGATGCGCAGGATATTTTGTTCGCTTGGCGAGATTTTGAATGCAGCTTTTTTGCAGGGGCTTTATTGTGCCCTAAAGTCCCTTTTCGACACATGCTCGATCGCAACGGTTACGAGATCAACACCGCAAAACTCGCCGGCGTATCGGAATCAGTGGCCATGCGCCGCATGACCGCCGCGTCACCTTATCCTCATTGGCATTATTTTGATGCCTACGCACCGGGTAAACTCAAAGCCGTGTATCGTGGCAATGGCATCCCTTTACCTTGGGGCAATATGAGCTTAGTCGAAGACCCTTGCCATCATTGGGCGGTGTTCCGCAAAATAAACGAGGCGAGCACTGGATCCTCCGCGCAAATTTCGATCTTAAACGTTGCCGATGAACCCCGAATTTACGCGTGTGAATCGGTTAAAGTGCAAGACCTTGCGGGCAACAGTCACGTGCTTTGCTCTGGCATTGACCTTAACCCAGCGATTGCCGCGCAAGGCCGAGACGCCATTGCCATCGCGAATGACTTAAAACAAGCCTGCGTTAAAGGCGGAGGGTCGTCCCATATTCCTAAAAACATCAAAAAAGATCTGATGAGTGTGGCGAAAATCCTCAATATTAACTGGGTAGAGCGCGGCATCGACAGCGACGCCAGACTCATTTGCTCCCGAGGCGCAGTATGCCCAAGATCACCAAGCTGTTACCAGCAATGTCGAGAACGTTAA
- a CDS encoding MFS transporter: protein MLLLFVIYMAFISLGLPDAVLGAAWPVMSEDLHAPLEFAGVISLFISAGTVISSLGVTKMMRHFGVGKVVAFSVLLTAGALFGFSMANVTLALMLLAVPLGIGAGAVDAALNNFVAVHYKAKHMNYLHSFWGVGATTGPLIIANYLLFQEGWRDGYAMIAYLQFSLVVVLFAALPLWRKVVLIPSGPAQKEEQKEEQKEEQIKEQVLPLVTNMSALKIQGVSLQLAMFFCYCAIEIGTGLWAASFLTVEKNTPPVDAAFWVAMFFLGITVGRFACGAVSDHIAAETLIRYGSAIILLGCVMLALPFSAIWAKTGLIFIGLGCAPIFPNTLHLTPKRFGIDASQAIIGMSMATAYIGIMVVPPLLGAVAQVVSFAVLPFILLMFGVGIVVTTERLKRYQKVT, encoded by the coding sequence ATGTTGTTGCTGTTTGTTATTTACATGGCTTTTATCAGCTTGGGTTTACCGGATGCGGTGCTGGGGGCAGCTTGGCCAGTGATGAGTGAAGATTTGCATGCCCCCTTGGAATTTGCGGGTGTGATTTCGCTATTTATCAGTGCTGGAACGGTTATTTCTAGCCTTGGCGTGACCAAAATGATGCGTCACTTTGGTGTGGGAAAAGTAGTCGCTTTTAGTGTGTTGCTAACCGCTGGCGCGCTGTTTGGGTTTAGTATGGCCAATGTAACTCTGGCCTTGATGTTATTAGCGGTGCCCTTGGGCATTGGTGCGGGAGCGGTTGATGCGGCCTTAAATAATTTTGTTGCCGTGCATTACAAAGCTAAGCATATGAATTATTTACACTCCTTTTGGGGGGTGGGTGCCACCACTGGACCCTTAATTATTGCAAATTATCTTCTGTTTCAAGAAGGCTGGCGTGATGGTTATGCCATGATTGCGTATCTACAGTTTTCTTTGGTGGTGGTGTTATTTGCAGCATTGCCTTTGTGGCGAAAAGTGGTGCTTATCCCGTCTGGGCCGGCGCAAAAAGAAGAGCAAAAAGAAGAGCAAAAAGAAGAGCAAATAAAAGAACAGGTTTTGCCTTTGGTCACTAACATGAGTGCATTGAAAATACAGGGCGTCTCTCTTCAGTTGGCGATGTTTTTTTGTTATTGCGCGATCGAAATTGGTACAGGGTTGTGGGCGGCTAGCTTTTTAACGGTTGAAAAAAATACACCGCCGGTGGACGCCGCTTTTTGGGTGGCGATGTTCTTTTTGGGTATCACCGTTGGGCGTTTTGCGTGTGGTGCGGTATCGGACCACATAGCGGCAGAAACGCTCATACGCTATGGAAGCGCGATTATATTGTTGGGCTGTGTCATGTTGGCCCTGCCATTTTCAGCCATTTGGGCCAAAACCGGCTTGATTTTTATTGGGCTGGGTTGTGCGCCCATTTTCCCCAACACGCTTCATTTGACGCCTAAACGCTTCGGCATTGATGCTTCACAAGCTATTATTGGCATGTCGATGGCGACCGCTTACATTGGCATTATGGTCGTGCCGCCTTTGTTAGGTGCCGTTGCACAGGTGGTGTCTTTCGCCGTGTTGCCCTTCATTTTACTGATGTTTGGTGTGGGCATAGTCGTGACGACGGAACGCCTTAAACGTTACCAAAAGGTGACTTGA
- a CDS encoding AraC family transcriptional regulator, producing MQIYKIETEENGRELTIHGSHDFPCASYDERFSQFFGNEVSWHWHDEIEIVLVIEGATRVECLDKSDVVQAGEMIFINANTLHKLTNHGTDDCRILNVVFHPHLLGGTQYGRVYKKHVAPIVQNKELLSYKFSDQADKPAWHRSAINEMEKAFQVWQSERTDREFYMNIALMTFWHVFSSHFPSVPFSPTTSKSNEKRVQSLLNFIHCHYEQRLSIAEISEAANISESECFRVFRHALSCTPNQYLLHYRLRKSAQLLTESRKPIADVAHETGFNCAAYFAKKFKLTFGTTPNQFRKKGAEKVGISES from the coding sequence ATGCAAATTTATAAAATTGAAACCGAAGAAAATGGCAGAGAGCTCACCATTCACGGATCCCACGATTTCCCATGCGCTTCTTATGATGAACGGTTTTCGCAATTCTTTGGCAATGAGGTGTCGTGGCATTGGCACGATGAGATTGAAATTGTTCTTGTCATAGAAGGGGCCACGCGGGTGGAATGCCTTGATAAAAGCGATGTCGTTCAAGCGGGCGAGATGATTTTTATCAACGCCAATACGCTCCATAAGCTCACGAACCACGGAACGGACGATTGTCGAATTCTTAATGTGGTGTTCCATCCTCACCTGCTTGGCGGCACGCAATATGGGCGAGTTTACAAAAAACACGTCGCTCCTATCGTCCAAAATAAAGAGTTGCTATCCTATAAGTTTTCCGATCAGGCCGATAAACCCGCTTGGCATCGGTCTGCGATAAACGAGATGGAAAAGGCTTTTCAGGTGTGGCAGTCAGAGCGTACGGATCGCGAGTTTTACATGAACATTGCTTTAATGACCTTTTGGCACGTATTTTCATCCCATTTTCCCTCTGTGCCGTTCAGCCCCACAACCTCTAAAAGTAATGAAAAGAGAGTGCAATCTTTGCTCAATTTCATTCATTGTCATTATGAACAGCGCCTTTCTATCGCCGAGATTAGTGAGGCGGCCAACATCAGTGAAAGTGAGTGTTTTCGTGTGTTTCGTCACGCCTTGAGCTGTACACCCAATCAGTATTTATTGCATTACCGATTGCGCAAATCCGCTCAGCTTCTCACCGAAAGCCGCAAACCCATTGCCGATGTTGCCCATGAAACAGGCTTTAACTGTGCGGCCTACTTTGCTAAAAAATTCAAACTGACCTTTGGAACAACTCCCAACCAATTCAGAAAAAAGGGGGCTGAAAAAGTCGGAATTAGCGAATCCTGA
- a CDS encoding ribose-phosphate diphosphokinase, with translation MTLSTGKPTNVVVVSNSSDNPFAIDIAYAMGQYDDIADLISMKQFMNSEFCPRFISDEADFANIGRKLKGKSVIIVSTGSHVKSRQELAMTNLIIARAAKENGAARVILVEPDLFYSAQDRGPHQDLGETNFERDIKDVKKFDGQPFTAKLYAQLLKLSGVDTVMTIHNHSDSVQKMFTEVFEGDFHNLIPYEIYAHYLLNSNILDYGDDGEGLVLCAPDKGARDFVKEMFNKLGLRKAKFIMLDKERTNERKVEITLHRESEHTFDGLDGASIVLFDDMVRTGSTVVKSCQFLQQINPKRMVFAVSHFYASDEGRERMAHPALGEILTLNTLPTILNRDEQGRLRKKMVVLKVEKWLAQELCNILDLPQTQEANPYKIDMSSKNPRFKRKIWFSEELSELKS, from the coding sequence ATGACTTTGTCGACCGGTAAGCCAACTAACGTTGTCGTGGTTAGTAACTCTTCCGATAATCCATTTGCGATTGATATTGCGTATGCCATGGGCCAATACGATGACATCGCTGATTTGATCAGTATGAAGCAATTCATGAACTCTGAATTCTGCCCTCGATTCATTTCAGATGAGGCAGATTTTGCGAATATTGGCCGCAAGCTGAAGGGAAAATCGGTCATTATTGTCAGTACGGGAAGCCATGTAAAAAGTCGCCAAGAATTGGCCATGACCAACCTTATCATTGCACGTGCCGCCAAAGAAAATGGGGCCGCTCGCGTTATTCTTGTCGAACCCGATTTGTTTTACAGTGCACAAGATCGTGGTCCTCATCAAGATTTAGGGGAAACCAATTTTGAACGCGACATAAAAGACGTAAAGAAGTTTGATGGCCAGCCATTTACCGCGAAACTTTACGCTCAGCTATTAAAACTGTCTGGTGTGGACACCGTCATGACGATTCACAACCATTCAGATTCGGTTCAAAAAATGTTTACCGAAGTATTCGAAGGCGATTTCCATAACTTAATCCCTTATGAAATTTATGCGCATTACTTACTGAACTCCAATATTTTGGATTACGGCGATGACGGTGAAGGTCTTGTTTTATGCGCACCTGACAAAGGCGCTCGTGATTTTGTCAAAGAAATGTTCAATAAACTGGGACTTCGCAAAGCCAAGTTTATTATGCTCGACAAAGAACGTACCAACGAACGTAAGGTAGAAATCACCCTTCACCGAGAAAGCGAACATACCTTTGATGGCCTAGATGGCGCCAGTATTGTTTTGTTCGACGATATGGTTCGCACTGGCTCAACCGTCGTAAAGTCCTGCCAATTCTTACAGCAGATCAACCCAAAACGCATGGTGTTTGCCGTGTCTCATTTTTACGCTAGCGACGAAGGTCGTGAGCGGATGGCACACCCCGCTTTGGGCGAAATCTTAACACTTAATACCTTACCGACGATTTTGAATCGTGATGAGCAAGGCCGTTTGCGCAAAAAAATGGTCGTCTTGAAGGTCGAAAAATGGCTTGCTCAGGAGCTTTGCAACATTCTTGATTTGCCACAAACCCAAGAAGCCAACCCTTACAAAATTGATATGTCGTCTAAAAACCCTCGTTTTAAACGCAAAATTTGGTTCAGTGAAGAACTGTCTGAACTGAAAAGCTAA